Proteins found in one Arachis stenosperma cultivar V10309 chromosome 8, arast.V10309.gnm1.PFL2, whole genome shotgun sequence genomic segment:
- the LOC130944124 gene encoding protein WEAK CHLOROPLAST MOVEMENT UNDER BLUE LIGHT 1-like: MEGVEDKLPSDSSSKIDEKTLPVEHVEDKQPSYLSTTTAEEVPLAESSGHDTNESSTESPANPISNGKMESDAHFPDTEASELATMPHASNAQTVIQDEDHSTGNSASTQNIAVDLSARSSQGNSLEDSESGAVEDSSGNHELAEDATVDLTERSRQGTLVEDSEPRAVEDTSGNHELPEDETVDVTERSHPGTLVEDTSGKHELRVDVTADGDPDKENIALASFSERKDLQHDHSELDSPEINDAHVTTASIGSTTHDKNVDAKRGLIDTTTPFESVKEAVSKFGGIVDWKAHRERTVERRTLVEQELEKAQVQIPEYKKQAEAAEKAKVKVLQELDSTKRLIEELKLNLERAQTEEHQARQDSELAKLRVEEMEQGIADESSVAAKAQLEVAKARLKAAITDLASVKEELEGLRKEYASLVTDKDQAIKKAEEAVAASKEVEKTVEDLTIELISLKESLEIAHAAHLEAEEQRIGSVMVRDQDSLDWEKELEHTEEELQRLNEQILSAKDLKSKLETASALLLDLKAELTAYMESKIKQEGDEGAEKKTHIDMQAAAELARKELDEIKLNTEKATAEVSCLKVAATSLKSELEQEKSTLASIRQREGMASIAVASLEAELDRTRSEIALVQMREKEAKEMMTELPKKLQQTAEEANQANLLAQAARDKLQKVKAEVEQAKAGVSTMESRLLAAQKEIEAAKASEKLAIAAIKALQESELTRSKNEVDPSTGVTLSLEEYYELSRRAHEAEERANARVAAANAEIEKAKESELKSFEMLDDVNREIAARREALKLAMERAEKAREAKLGVEQQLRKWRAEHVQRRKASESGQGGVNQTKSPRGSFEGRKEAHTADNLSSPKSLVHVEHDEGGTSPESKHDKKKKKSLFPRVLMFFAKRKVHKSGN, from the exons ATTGATGAAAAGACGCTACCGGTGGAACATGTCGAAGACAAGCAACCTTCATACTTGTCTACGACAACTGCTGAAGAGGTGCCACTGGCAGAGTCCTCTGGACATGATACTAATGAATCTTCCACTGAGTCTCCAGCCAACCCCATTAGTAATGGAAAAATGGAATCTGATGCTCATTTTCCAGACACTGAGGCCTCTGAATTAGCAACAATGCCACATGCTTCTAATGCTCAAACTGTAATACAAGATGAAGACCATTCAACTGGTAATTCAGCTTCAACCCAAAATATAGCTGTTGATTTATCAGCAAGGAGCAGCCAGGGAAACTCGCTTGAAGATTCTGAATCAGGGGCTGTAGAAGATAGCTCTGGCAACCATGAATTGGCAGAAGATGCAACAGTTGATTTAACAGAAAGAAGCCGCCAGGGAACCTTGGTTGAAGATTCTGAACCAAGGGCTGTAGAAGATACCTCTGGCAACCATGAATTGCCAGAAGATGAAACAGTTGATGTAACAGAAAGAAGCCATCCGGGAACCTTGGTTGAAGACACCTCTGGCAAGCATGAATTGCGGGTAGATGTAACTGCTGATGGTGACCCTGATAAAGAGAATATAGCCTTGGCTTCCTTTTCTGAAAGAAAAGATTTGCAGCATGATCACAGTGAGCTAGATTCACCTGAAATCAATGATGCCCATGTTACCACAGCATCAATTGGCTCAACCACTCATGATAAGAATGTTGATGCAAAAAGAGGCCTTATTGACACCACAACTCCTTTTGAATCTGTCAAGGAAGCTGTTTCCAAGTTTGGAGGAATTGTGGATTGGAAGGCTCACAGAGAACGGACTGTGGAG CGACGTACTCTAGTAGAACAAGAACTTGAGAAGGCACAAGTGCAGATTCCAGAGTACAAAaaacaagcagaggctgcagaAAAGGCAAAAGTCAAAGTTCTTCAGGAGCTCGACAGTACTAAGAGACTAATAGAAGAGCTAAAACTTAACCTAGAGCGAGCACAAACAGAAGAGCATCAAGCAAGACAGGACTCGGAACTTGCAAAGCTCAGAGTGGAAGAGATGGAGCAGGGTATCGCAGATGAATCAAGTGTTGCAGCCAAGGCACAACTTGAGGTTGCTAAAGCCAGGTTAAAAGCAGCTATTACAGATTTAGCATCTGTAAAAGAGGAGCTCGAAGGTTTGCGTAAGGAATATGCTTCTTTAGTGACAGACAAAGATCAAGCTATTAAGAAAGCTGAGGAGGCAGTTGCTGCATCGAAAGAAGTAGAGAAGACAGTGGAAGATTTAACTATTGAGTTAATTTCTCTAAAGGAGTCATTAGAGATTGCACATGCTGCACACTTGGAAGCAGAGGAACAAAGAATAGGCTCCGTCATGGTAAGAGACCAGGATTCTCTCGATTGGGAGAAGGAACTCGAACATACGGAAGAAGAGCTTCAGAGACTCAATGAGCAGATTTTGTCTGCAAAGGATCTCAAATCTAAACTAGAAACAGCCTCTGCTTTATTACTTGATTTGAAAGCTGAATTAACTGCTTATATGGAGTCGAAAATAAAGCAGGAAGGTGATGAGGGAGCAGAGAAGAAGACACACATTGATATGCAAGCAGCAGCTGAATTAGCAAGAAAGGAACTTGATGAAATAAAGCTTAACACAGAGAAGGCAACTGCTGAGGTTAGTTGCTTGAAGGTAGCTGCTACATCATTAAAATCAGAACTTGAACAAGAGAAATCTACTCTAGCTTCCATAAGGCAGAGAGAGGGAATGGCATCCATTGCAGTTGCATCTCTTGAAGCTGAATTGGATAGGACTAGATCAGAAATAGCGTTAGTTCAAATGAGGGAGAAAGAAGCCAAGGAGATGATGACTGAATTACCCAAGAAACTACAACAAACTGCTGAAGAGGCTAATCAGGCCAACTTGCTTGCTCAAGCAGCTCGTGATAAACTGCAAAAAGTAAAGGCAGAAGTAGAGCAAGCTAAGGCTGGCGTAAGTACTATGGAAAGTAGATTACTTGCAGCTCAAAAAGAGATAGAGGCAGCTAAGGCTTCTGAAAAGCTGGCAATAGCAGCAATTAAAGCATTGCAAGAGAGTGAATTAACTAGAAGCAAAAATGAAGTGGATCCATCCACTGGGGTGACACTTTCTTTGGAGGAGTATTATGAGCTCAGCAGACGAGCGCATGAGGCAGAAGAGAGAGCCAATGCGAGGGTAGCAGCTGCTAATGCTGAAATTGAGAAGGCTAAGGAGTCTGAATTGAAGTCCTTCGAGATGTTGGATGATGTGAATAGAGAGATAGCTGCTAGAAGGGAAGCTTTGAAGTTGGCAATGGAAAGAGCTGAGAAGGCAAGGGAAGCAAAATTAGGTGTAGAACAGCAATTACGAAAATGGAGGGCTGAACATGTGCAACGAAGAAAGGCCAGTGAATCTGGTCAAGGAGGTGTAAACCAGACTAAAAGTCCTAGGGGTAGTTTTGAAGGAAGGAAGGAAGCCCACACTGCAGATAATTTGTCTAGTCCAAAGTCTTTGGTGCATGTAGAGCATGATGAAGGTGGAACTTCCCCAGAATCAAAACatgataaaaagaagaagaagtcaTTGTTTCCCCGGGTTTTGATGTTCTTTGCTAAGAGGAAAGTGCACAAGTCAgggaattga
- the LOC130946461 gene encoding photosystem I chlorophyll a/b-binding protein 5, chloroplastic: MAVAIGRNFNFQPCSSFKSKTIFIHKPSPGITYLWLHPAAGARVANGRSRQICAAEQQRATWLPGLDPPSYLDGTLAGDFGFDPLGLGEDPESLRWYVQAELVHCRFAMLGVLGILVTDLLRVTGLSKIPVWFEAGAAKYDIANTQTLLVVQLILMGFVETKRYMDFVSPGSQGKASFFGIEDSFEGLEPGYPGGPILNPLGLAKDIKNAHDWKLKEIKNGRLAMVAMLGIFVQASVTHVGPIDNLVEHLSNPWHKTIIQTLANS, translated from the exons ATGGCTGTGGCAATAGGAAGAAACTTCAATTTTCAGCCTTGCTCTTCCTTCAAAAGTAAGACCATCTTTATACATAAACCTTCACCAGGAATAACATACTTGTGGCTCCACCCTGCAGCAGGAGCCAGAGTCGCTAATGGACGCAGTAGGCAAATTTGTGCGGCAGAGCAACAGCGAGCAACATGGCTCCCAGGGCTCGATCCCCCGTCCTATCTTGACGGAAC TTTGGCTGGAGATTTCGGGTTTGACCCTCTTGGACTTGGAGAGGATCCTGAAAGCTTGAGATGGTATGTGCAAGCAGAACTAGTCCACTGTCGCTTTGCCATGCTTGGAGTCCTGGGAATTCTTGTCACAGAT TTACTCCGTGTCACAGGACTTAGTAAGATACCAGTTTGGTTTGAAGCGGGTGCAGCGAAATATGACATTGCCAACACACAGACCCTTTTAGTTGTTCAACTAATCTTGATGGG GTTTGTTGAAACAAAAAGGTACATGGATTTTGTTAGCCCTGGATCTCAAGGTAAAGCCTCCTTCTTTGGAATAGAAGATTCATTTGAAGGCTTGGAGCCAGGCTATCCTGGGGGACCTATATTAAATCCCCTTGGCCTAGCCAAAGACATAAAAAATGCTCATGACTGGAAGCTTAAAGAGATCAAGAATg GGCGACTCGCAATGGTGGCAATGCTTGGGATTTTTGTGCAAGCTTCGGTGACACATGTTGGACCAATTGATAACCTTGTGGAGCATCTCTCCAATCCATGGCATAAGACTATTATTCAGACCCTTGCCAATTCTTAG
- the LOC130943915 gene encoding protein CYPRO4 encodes MGANHSRDELLDSSDEEEEEVNYEDATEGGAGDSSSERRIKSPSSLDEVEAKLKALKLKYSSATPNAVKLYLHVGGNTPQAKWVTADKLTSYSFVRARRHGEEQDEEEEDDEDDDEQEGGESWWFLKVGSKIRSKVGLEMQLKAFASQRRVDFVSRAVWAMKFFTEQDYNTFITRFQDCMFENTHGVEATEQNKLKVYGKDFIGWANPDAADDSMWEDAEDAFAKSPASATPVRATQDLREEFEEAANGGIQSLALGALDNSFLVGDTGIQVVKNFAHGIHGKGAFVHFGQGYQRDRVCASSLEYCTPKKTLLMKAETNMLLMSPVGGGKLHSTGLHQLDIETGKVVTEWKFGKDGTDITMRDITNDSKGAQLDPTGSTFLGLDDNRLCRWDMRDRNGIVQNIADASTPVLNWAQGHQFSRGTNFQCFATTGDGSIVVGSLDGKIRLYSINSMRQAKTAFPGLGSPITHVDVTYDGKWIVGTTDTYLIVICAVFTDKDGKTKTGFSGRMGNKIAAPRLLKLNPLDSHSAGTNNKFRNAQFSWVTENGKQERHIVATVGKFSVIWNFQQVKDGSHVCYENQQGLKSCYCYKIVLRDDSIVDSRFMHDKFAVTDSPEAPLVIATPMKVSSFSISSKR; translated from the exons ATGGGTGCCAATCACAGCCGCGATGAGCTTCTAGATTCTTCCgacgaggaagaagaagaagtaaacTACGAAGATGCCACTGAAGGAGGAGCTGGAGACTCGAGTTCAGAGCGCAGAATCAAAAGTCCATCATCGCTCGATGAGGTTGAGGCAAAGCTCAAAGCCCTCAAGCTCAAGTACTCATCAGCCACCCCCAACGCCGTCAAGCTCTACCTCCACGTCGGCGGTAACACCCCACAAGCCAAATGGGTAACTGCCGACAAACTCACATCTTACTCTTTCGTTAGGGCCCGGCGACACGGAGAAGAACAAGACgaagaggaagaagacgacgagGATGACGATGAGCAGGAAGGCGGAGAGTCATGGTGGTTCTTGAAGGTTGGTTCGAAGATCCGATCCAAGGTGGGTTTGGAGATGCAGTTGAAAGCCTTCGCCAGCCAGCGGCGCGTGGACTTCGTTTCACGCGCCGTTTGGGCCATGAAGTTCTTCACGGAGCAAGACTACAATACATTCATCACGCGCTTCCAGGATTGCATGTTTGAAAACACGCACGGCGTTGAGGCTACAGAGCAGAACAAGCTCAAAGTGTACGGCAAGGATTTCATCGGTTGGGCGAATCCCGATGCCGCCGACGATTCCATGTGGGAAGACGCAGAGGACGCGTTCGCCAAGAGCCCCGCCTCCGCCACTCCGGTTAGGGCTACTCAGGATTTGAGGGAAGAGTTCGAAGAAGCCGCGAATGGCGGGATTCAGAGCTTGGCGTTGGGGGCATTGGACAATAGCTTCTTGGTTGGCGATACCGGAATCCAGGTGGTAAAGAATTTCGCTCATGGAATCCATGGGAAGGGTGCTTTTGTGCATTTCGGACAAGGATACCAAAGGGATAGggtttgtgcttcttctttggAGTATTGCACTCCGAAGAAGACGCTCCTGATGAAGGCGGAGACAAACATGCTTCTCATGAGTCCAGTGGGCGGTGGAAAGCTTCACTCCACCGGGCTTCATCAGCTTGATATCGAGACTGGGAAGGTTGTGACTGAGTGGAAGTTTGGTAAAGATGGCACTGATATCACAATGAGGGACATCACTAATGATAGTAAAGGTGCTCAATTGGATCCTACAGGTTCAACTTTTCTAGGTTTGGATGATAACAGGCTTTGTAGGTGGGACATGCGCGATCGCAATGGGATTGTTCAGAACATTGCTGATGCTAGCACCCCAGTGTTGAATTGGGCGCAGGGCCACCAGTTTTCAAGAGGGACTAATTTCCAGTGCTTTGCTACCACTGGTGATGGTTCCATTGTTGTTGGGTCTCTGGATGGGAAGATTCGCCTCTATTCGATCAACTCTATGAGGCAGGCCAAGACGGCTTTTCCTGGCCTCGGTTCGCCTATTACTCATGTTGATGTTACCTACGATGGCAAGTGGATTGTGGGCACAACGGATACATATTTGATTGTCATTTGTGCTGTGTTTACTGATAAGGATGGAAAGACAAAAACTGGTTTTTCTGGTCGCATGGGGAATAAGATTGCTGCTCCTAGGTTGTTGAAGCTGAATCCTCTGGATTCTCATTCAGCTGGAACCAATAACAAGTTCCGCAATGCTCAGTTTTCGTGG GTGACTGAAAATGGGAAGCAGGAGCGCCATATAGTAGCCACAGTGGGGAAATTCAGTGTGATATGGAATTTCCAACAAGTCAAGGATGGTTCTCATGTGTGCTACGAGAATCAACAGGGTCTAAAGAGTTGTTACTGCTACAAGATAGTCCTCAGGGATGATTCCATTGTTGATAGCCGATTTATGCATGACAAGTTTGCAGTTACTGATTCTCCTGAGGCTCCATTGGTGATTGCTACCCCAATGAAAGTTAGCTCTTTCAGCATATCCAGCAAGCGATGA
- the LOC130946617 gene encoding pentatricopeptide repeat-containing protein At2g04860, which yields MNVASRVGCAITRTRTAPNLSFFHSLLQNDNATCPLVIFRQLLDANANPNDLTFSLLIKSCVSSSSSSHSYALSSARLQVTQIQSQFLKRGINHFVYVYTALIDFCMKFGFTTHAHQLFEDMTYRDVVSWNVLICGYSQNGHPYDALQFFIHMIRHGFTPNQTTMASLLPSCGHNGLILQGRSIHGFGIKAGLASDPQLSNALTSMYAKCDDLGASQLLFEEMGERNVVSWNTMIGAYGQNGFSDKALFCFKEMLKEGLNPSPVTMMNLLSANVDPETFHCYITKCGLINNDSVITSLVCLYAKQGFTDIAKLLYKCFPSKRLICLTAIVSSYSEKGDIDSAVEFFIQTLQLDIKPDAVALITVLHGVNNPSHFAIGCAFHGYALKSGLTTDSLVANGLISMYSRFDEIEAALSLFTDMSEKPLITWNSVISGCVQAGKSSDAMLLFCKMNACRQKSDAITIASLLSGCCQLGDLRIGETLHGYVLRNDVELEEFTGTALIDMYTKCGRLDYAEKVFHSINDPCLATWNSIISGYSLYGLEHKSFSCYSKLQEQGLKPDKITFLGVLAACIHGGLVCEGIEYFRIMTEEHKLMPGLQHYACIVGLLGRASFFEEAIEFINNMKIRPDSAVWGALLSACCIQQEIRLGECLAKKLFFLNNKNGGFYVLMSNLYAIVGRWGDVARVRDMMRDSGGDGCSGVSVIEVASLHHMNNNLVLNEAYLNTSNWQHLCLY from the coding sequence ATGAATGTGGCTTCCAGGGTGGGGTGCGCCATAACCAGAACCAGAACTGCACCTAATCTATCATTCTTTCACTCTCTTCTCCAGAACGACAACGCCACGTGTCCTCTTGTCATCTTTCGTCAACTCCTAGATGCTAATGCCAACCCCAACGATCTCACTTTCTCATTGCTCATCAAATCGTGcgtctcttcttcttcttcttcacattCTTACGCTCTATCTTCTGCGAGACTTCAAGTAACACAGATTCAAAGTCAGTTCCTCAAACGGGGTATCAACCATTTTGTCTATGTATATACTGCTCTTATTGATTTCTGCATGAAATTTGGGTTTACCACTCATGCACACCAACTGTTTGAGGATATGACTTACCGAGATGTTGTTTCTTGGAACGTATTGATTTGTGGGTATTCACAAAATGGCCATCCTTATGATGCTCTGCAATTCTTTATACACATGATTAGACATGGTTTCACACCTAATCAAACCACCATGGCTAGTTTGCTACCTTCTTGTGGTCACAATGGGCTAATTCTTCAGGGGAGATCCATTCATGGGTTTGGAATCAAAGCTGGCCTTGCTTCGGACCCTCAATTGAGTAATGCCCTTACCTCAATGTATGCTAAATGTGATGATTTGGGAGCATCCCAACTCTTGTTTGAAGAAATGGGCGAGAGAAACGTTGTCTCTTGGAATACCATGATTGGTGCCTATGGCCAAAATGGTTTCTCTGACAAGGCACTCTTTTGCTTCAAAGAGATGCTAAAGGAAGGTTTGAATCCCAGCCCAGTGACTATGATGAATCTTCTTTCAGCAAATGTTGATCCTGAAACTTTCCATTGTTATATTACCAAATGTGGCTTAATCAATAATGATTCTGTCATTACCTCGCTGGTTTGTCTATACGCAAAACAAGGGTTCACAGATATAGCGAAATTGCTTTACAAGTGCTTTCCCTCAAAACGCCTGATTTGCTTAACTGCTATAGTCTCTAGCTATTCTGAAAAAGGTGATATTGACTCCGCTGTTGAGTTTTTTATACAAACTCTGCAGTTAGACATAAAACCAGATGCAGTTGCCTTGATTACTGTCCTTCATGGAGTTAATAATCCTTCTCATTTTGCTATTGGATGTGCTTTCCATGGTTATGCTTTGAAAAGTGGGCTGACCACCGACTCTTTAGTTGCAAACGGGCTGATAAGCATGTATTCTAGATTCGATGAGATAGAAGCTGCGTTGTCGTTGTTTACTGATATGAGTGAAAAACCGCTGATCACTTGGAATTCTGTGATATCCGGCTGTGTGCAGGCCGGAAAATCAAGTGATGCCATGCTGTTGTTCTGCAAAATGAACGCATGTCGACAAAAATCAGATGCAATTACTATAGCTAGTTTACTATCCGGGTGTTGCCAGCTCGGGGATCTTCGAATTGGTGAGACACTGCATGGCTATGTTCTGAGGAACGATGTGGAATTGGAAGAGTTTACAGGAACTGCTCTGATAGATATGTATACTAAGTGTGGAAGATTAGACTACGCTGAAAAGGTATTTCATAGCATAAATGATCCATGTTTGGCAACATGGAACTCTATTATATCAGGTTATAGTTTATATGGACTTGAACATAAATCTTTCAGTTGTTATTCTAAACTGCAAGAGCAAGGCCTAAAACCGGATAAGATAACCTTCTTGGGAGTTTTGGCAGCATGCATCCATGGGGGACTTGTTTGTGAAGGAATAGAATACTTCCGTATCATGACAGAAGAGCATAAATTGATGCCAGGCTTGCAACATTATGCTTGCATTGTTGGTCTACTGGGGCGAGCAagcttctttgaggaagcaatTGAGTTCATCAACAATATGAAAATCCGGCCTGATTCTGCTGTCTGGGGAGCCTTGTTAAGTGCTTGTTGCATCCAACAAGAGATTCGGCTTGGAGAATGTTTGGCTAAAAAACTATTTTTCTTGAATAACAAAAATGGTGGATTTTATGTATTGATGTCAAATCTTTATGCAATTGTTGGGAGGTGGGGTGATGTAGCAAGGGTGAGGGATATGATGAGAGACAGTGGAGGAGATGGCTGTTCAGGAGTTAGTGTTATTGAAGTGGCATCCCTCCATCACATGAATAACAACTTAGTGCTAAATGAAGCCTATTTGAATACAAGTAACTGGCAACATTTATGTCTATATTAA